Below is a window of Vicinamibacteria bacterium DNA.
GCGAGCTGACGTTCCCGAGACGTCCGCTCGGTCTCGAGGACGGCCAGGCTTTGCTGGGCGAGAAGAAACCCGTAGCAGGCGCGCACGACGTCGTAGGAGATTCGGTTTTCGACCCCGTTCACGTCGAGGTTGACGCCGGTCCTCTCCTGCTTTGCCGCGTTCATCGCGTTGGACACGCGGCCGAACGTGTACACGGGCTGCGATACTTCGAAATTCCAGATGTAGTTCGTGAAAAAGAACGAGCTCAGAGATTCGGCGGGAATCGGGTCGGGACCCTCGAGAAGTCTGGCGAAAAACGGGCTGTTGCGAAGGCCAGGGTCCCGGTTTTGCCGGTAACCCAGAGCGAGATTGAGCTCGGGTAACGCCTCGGCCCTCGCTTCGCTGACCAGTGAGGAGAACTCTTCCGTCTTCTCCCGTTCGCCGAGAACCTCCGGATTCAAGGCTAGCGCGACCTCCACCGCCTGAGGGAGTGTGAAGCGCAGGAGACCCTCTTGCGAGTCATCGCCCGCAGACGAGGAGGCCAGAACGATTATGAACGCCGTGGACGCGGCGATTTTCGCGGAAATCATGGTGTCGATTCCTTGACCAGCGTGCCCGCTCCGAAAAAGAAATGCTCGAGCGCCATCTCCACGGACACGGGATTGGCTCGGCATGCCCGCTCGGCACGGAAGTTTCGGATTGCGTGCTCGTGAATGAGGCTTACGAGTTGCTCTACCAGGAAGTTCACGCCGACTCCGGTGCGTGGGAGAAACTCTCCCGCAGCGATGCCCCGTTCGAAAGTTGCCACGATGTGCCCGCGGGTCGTCCGGTACATCCTGTCGAGATCGGGCTCGGGCTGACCTTCCCTTGGGCCATAGAGCATCGAGAGCATGAACTCGACCGCGGCGGGTGACTCCTGAGCGAGGCGAACGTGGGCGCTCACGATGGACTCGATCGCACGGTGAAATGGCTGGGGTTGTTGGAGCGCGCGCACGACATTTCGCTCGACGGACGCCATCACGATCTCGGCGACGCGGAGAAACAAGCCCTCCTTGCTTTCGAAGTAATAGCTGACCATCGGGGCCGTGACCTTGGCCTCGGCAGCGATGTTCCGCAGGCTGGTCGCTGCGTAACCCCGGCGA
It encodes the following:
- a CDS encoding TetR/AcrR family transcriptional regulator, with the protein product MTLLKEIEAANPSADRETVSAIERLILKYAMRSFGRRGYAATSLRNIAAEAKVTAPMVSYYFESKEGLFLRVAEIVMASVERNVVRALQQPQPFHRAIESIVSAHVRLAQESPAAVEFMLSMLYGPREGQPEPDLDRMYRTTRGHIVATFERGIAAGEFLPRTGVGVNFLVEQLVSLIHEHAIRNFRAERACRANPVSVEMALEHFFFGAGTLVKESTP